A window of Pseudochaenichthys georgianus chromosome 19, fPseGeo1.2, whole genome shotgun sequence genomic DNA:
atctcggcctgatatggcgcgggattccggttctgcgggtgccgctgtcggtgagctccagaccgcagtgaggggctccatctctgcggcagacgtccccgtgtcctgattgccggtcggcggatcagtggacatgagggggtcccgtcccgacaggttaacttgttgcgctaaccttcggtggaggctcttcacggtgaggcgggcacaatgtccgcacgagccggggttgtcgatggcctcctgggcgtgttccagcccgaggcaggacgaacagatctggtgtgagtctgtgcctgacactttcaacccgcaaccgcagcgccgagcctccgagttcctgactcctctggtgtgagggggagaggcatccatctcgttcgccgtgaggcgtggagagggtccgctcatgacaggtacgttcgagaatttttttaccgatctgtctttaatccgggggaaaaaaggacagcgtgggtctttttctctcaaggatattacctggtatggtaatattcctgtaatccttttctcctccgtggaagagagaagaaaaaagtgtccttgctaccgtggtgtcggtagtgagggaaaaaacacaagttagcaactggtgtgttgctaacttcaagtcaaaaccttaccttactccagaggaagaacggcgaggttgactataatactcttctgtgagagaatcgggtagccggctaacgcccgtcgaccgaaaattagctttgggttcagtctgtggactgttaagctagcccggctaccgttcgagatgtgctctgaagcgagaagaggtgtttgaatgacgcatgcgtcgtggcgcaggctacttatagggggtgatttcccctgacgttgacggcaagaatcaccggccaatcaggattggcgtaatgagattgatgcttctgtttgctccgcgatgaggcgcatcccatagtgagacatcgaacggagtgttatgaatgagaaccatagatctcttcatgttgctctcaaagtgcaccagattgatgcttttaacttcaatatttaaaaatcttcctggacgagcttacccccggacccccctatgtgaggtccacacaccacctataaaaatagcactttacacctatatgccatgagctgattatcgagccttcattgcaaCAGTCACACTCTGTATTTGCGTGGGgaatgttgcagtagaaaattccactgtagcgaccggtacattaatgggaaaccctaaatgtttgagcaccctctatgaaacgtcaagctaccccacagcacccccaaaaaaaatctctggcgccgccactgagcctgactatttgtgttgggggggcccgacttttttttttctccaaagggggggcctgacagaaaaagtttgagaaaataaggagcccctccccacacccatttggttacaaagaacacaatggtgctctaggaggagattcaggtgataaggggggggggggggggggggtaccttggttggtgattggctaatggttacacaagacaacacatcgttatgacatcataaagtggccaaaatctgatcagctcattttcaggacaaaaagtgagcgaatcttcTTTGtctaaaagacatgaaaaagtagattttgcataataggtcccctttaatattaATGTTACGGAGGTTTCAGTGtgttggagagaaactccctctgctgGGATTTTAGccattgcagaccatttacatgcacaaaaacctatacaacacactacaggaaagctgaaccccaaaaagcataatacggCAAAAACAGATCATAGAAAACTAAAACTAGACAATGTTTGGCATTTTTCTAGAAAAATTACTTAAATGAATAAATCTTTATGATGATTTGTGACAGTTCGTTTTTGGTCGATGTACAAATCAAATAATTGTTTCAGCTCTATAAATGAAAGGAAACAATCTGGAGCAATATGTGTGAGCTGAGCACAGACACATGTTCAGATTTAGCACCTCATTCATCGAGGCAGGCAGTGAGAAGTCAGGTTGTCCTGATCCTTCTGGAAGCTTTTAATAATGTCAGACAGACCCCTCCATGGGGGACATGTGAAATAAAATTATTGGGAGGAGGCGAGAGGGTGACGCTGTGTGAGTCTGGTGTCATCAGTAACAATGGCGAGACAAAGAGGACAAGGAACAGAGACAAACTGTTCAGAGGACTTCTGAGGATCTGTAAGAAGTGACGACGAGTGAACTCACTAGTTGATGAAGTCGACGGCCTGAGTTTTCAGCTGGTCGGCGCTGTGCAGGTCCGCCAGGATGAGGATCTCCGCTGCGTTCTCCACAGACAGACTGGTGCACAGCGCGTCCTCACACATGACCTTCAGTCTCTCCAGAGCATActacagggagagagagagagagagagagagagagagagagagagagagagagagagagagagagagagagagaggggacaaCATGAGCACTCTGCATGTCTTCAACAGGACTCAGGAGGTATCTGCTGTGACAGATTTAGTGATACTTAACTAAATTAAATCTGTGTCATAGAGGAGTGGAATCATGACTTACTGGGATAATAGGGTTAGTGATTAGTGTGCACTTAATTCATCTCATCACCTTATGACATCTGAAAGCTCACAGTGTTTGCTTTCGTCACATTAAATACAGATAAGACCGCAATTCTATCTGCAGTAACAGATGTTGTTGGTCTGGGCGCTAATAACTCCATGTTTTGGGGTTATCCAGCagtatacaatatatattttgatatttgCATATTATATTAAATATAGAACCAGCGCATATGCATTGAGTCGATCAGATTTATCTCCCACCCCTAATCTGGTGCTGTGTGCAGACATTGATACTAGAAGATCAGTAGATTGTTAATATTCAGAGTTATATTCATATTTCAAAATTAACATTGCACTATTGTTCTAATACCTTGTCAGCCGCGGCCAGCAAGTCGTCAGCCATCTTGTCCAGGTTGGGAGCTTTGTCTGTGTAAATGAAGCACATCATCTCTTTGAAAACCTCCGGCTCCACATCGTTGATCTCCACACGGTTCTGAGAGGGAGAGACACCAAGGTTAGAATCCTGTGACATGAGCTTAAACTATAGCATGAACAAAATGATCGCAGCACGTTTTTTGCATTATGCCACAAAAATAAAGAGCATTTCGATAACTATTTGGCTGTGAATCTCTACACAGTGTTTAAAGACACTTTGGAGAAATACTTAACAAATATGCAACAATAAACCACATTTTAATCTGCTTGTGAACGCTTCTGATTCAAAACTCCAACAGATTTCATATTTGTCATGACTAGCCAATAAATCAATATGTGCACTTATTGTAACCTTGTAGCAAATCAAGCAATGTGACCACACAAAAAAAGCTTGctgtacatttaaaaacataattTAAAACCATtatatagagtgccacagtgacgcggcctaaaacccggaagtaagttagcatttgaccacttccggttcctttcgacaaaaaagcaatgccatgagctggaaataaggtctgtggttgacacacatttaagacgatggaaaaacgatggttgttaacaagtggctgaatgggactacagaagttgtcgaggccgttttaagtcattacaccgaacactcccgctaagtttgtttttccCCGTGTTCTGCTGGAAAGAAAGTACCTGCCTCGtgcaaactgttaaaacaaacgcttcaacttgcacaattttgaatctgtagttttgaatatggatctcaAGTTGGCGTGAGGTTGAGGCTgcaccctgctgtagttcgtttatagcataacgttagcattttgcttctggagactagatttatgattcgaaaattataaaagtagggtagacatgtggatattatccggctgaacaaaacgggatccgtctcttaaatgtgtttcaaccacagaccttatttccagctattttcagaaattgcattgcgttttagtcgaaggaaccggaaggagtttagttccgggttttaggactgtggcactctattgtCATGTTTTCTATCTGCAGATAAAATCGACTCTATGTTTCAAATTTACAAAAGTGAAATATTTCATTCTTTTAAAACTTTGTAACAGAAATTGACCttggtaaaaaaaataaaaataatctgGGCTGCTTCTCCTGCAATTTCATTTCGTACAGTCACATGTGCACagatgaaaaagaaaaagcaattcTCTGCTTCTGCAGCTCTGTCAGTGAAGGATGAATCCTGACCCCCAAGTACGGCAGGACAATTTCATTTCAGAAGCGCTATCATTCAGCTTCTGCAAACAGCTCCGTGCTGCAGCCGTTTGACAGCCCACAATCCTTCACTCACTGTAACTCCTCCACACAGCGGGGAACATCTGAGTGAGCCGCTGAGGAACAAAACAATTCATTTCTAGGAGTAAAAAAAGCGGAAGGCACCATTGGCTCACCTTTTTGCTTTCCTCCATCTCGTGCTCAAACATGGCGCTGAATACAGGGGAACGTGCTGGAAGCAGTTATATAAGAACAATATGTCAATGTGCGAGTAATCTGTCAAGCAACGGTAACAATTAAAGTTCAAATATTACACCCACACACTGCAGGACCAAATACGGTATAATGAGTGTGCCTGGTGTCTGCACCTGCGAGGATGGCTTTGTGAGCCTGAAACTCCTGTCCTGCCACACACAGGGAGCAGTCTGTGAAGCGGGAGTTTTCCCACAATCCCCCCAGCTCGTCCGCTAGCCGGCAGTCAGGAACCTTCACCATGTTCATCGTGTTCTGCCCAGATATGTTCACCGAGTCCTGCACCACGCTCACCTGAAGGAGAGATATTCAATTAAATGCAATACTTAAAAATGCACTGGAGTGATAAAGGGTGTACACCAAGACTAGGCAGCGTACCTCGCAGAAGAGCGTGAGCTTGTCGTCAGGTAGAAGACCGTTGGCCTCATCTAGGAGGAAGTCTCTGCGGATGAACTTTTTGAAGCCCCAGTCTTTCCCCTGGACAAAGCGATATGCCCTCTGGCTTTCTGCAGGccatcaggacaaaaagaagtccagaaaaggaaagaaaaagtGTGATTTTAAAAAGTACAGGAAAACTGCCAACTCCACAGGATGTTAGATCCGACTGTTTGAAAGTTGTTGCCCCCCAGTGGCTCACCCATGGCTTTGGTCTCCTCTCCCTTGGCGTTGAGGATGGAGAATTTGAACTTGGCGCGCACCTCGGCCTTCGGACAGCTGACCAGCAGCAGGTAGAGAGACAGGTAGTCTTTGCTCTCCTCGTCCAGGCCCTTCGGATTCACTCGCAAACACCTGATGGTGAGAGGGTGTAATATTTAGGATCTCTTCAAATAAATGAATCTCTCCTTACTAAAGAATTTTGATACATGCAGTTTTAATGTAAAGTTGTCTGTCTACACTGTGTCTTCATGCTTTTTCTGATCGTTATGAATACAGCAGGCTAACAGAGCACTCACTAGTGCTTGCATTCTTCTGACTCGTCAGCTTAATATTTGTTGTGCATATTTAGGACTGTTTACTCAAGGGCCTCTTGTGGTCGCTGTGATTCACACTTttgaaaaacatatttatttgatGAGAAGGAAGATACTTGAAAAATGACCCTATAGTCCCTGAATGTTTGTATAAATACTGCTGTGCAAGTATATCGTCAAATATGTTGATTAGTTTGAAGTAAATGACCAGTTTAATGATAACACTGAATAGAGCACTTCTCATCAGAAAACCATTGCGTATATACGAGTATGTGAAATTCTATTTTGTGTAAGGTTTGCTTGATTGGGGATCAAAATTGATGATCCCTTATCTGATGGCAGACTCAAAATTGGCGGTTTCAATTCCTGTACACTGCAGTATGATAACGAATACTAGATTTTAGAATATGATGAACAACATGGCTTTCTTGCCCGCCCACCATTTCAGCTTGTCGTTGGCCCCAGAAGAGAAGGTGGAGCTCTTGATGACCTCTCCCATCTCCTCACGACAGAAGCTGAAGTTGTTGATGGTCCACATGTAAGAGAACTTCACCACTTTGATCTGGCAACGCAGAAAACAGTCAGTAAAGCTAAGAATATTTGATGTAGTTGACGTTAAAGATAGATatagtgtttttagctgtaccTGTGTGTAACACCAGCTCTCGGCCACGGGCCCGCTGGACATTTCCGCAGGGGGAGGGGGACTCGGGACTCTTGACATTGCCAGCGTGACAGAAGGTGTC
This region includes:
- the LOC117465064 gene encoding speckle-type POZ protein, with amino-acid sequence MSRVPSPPPPAEMSSGPVAESWCYTQIKVVKFSYMWTINNFSFCREEMGEVIKSSTFSSGANDKLKWCLRVNPKGLDEESKDYLSLYLLLVSCPKAEVRAKFKFSILNAKGEETKAMESQRAYRFVQGKDWGFKKFIRRDFLLDEANGLLPDDKLTLFCEVSVVQDSVNISGQNTMNMVKVPDCRLADELGGLWENSRFTDCSLCVAGQEFQAHKAILAARSPVFSAMFEHEMEESKKNRVEINDVEPEVFKEMMCFIYTDKAPNLDKMADDLLAAADKYALERLKVMCEDALCTSLSVENAAEILILADLHSADQLKTQAVDFINYHAAEVMETAGWKSMVASHPHLVAEAYRSLASAQCPFLGPPRKRLKQS